One Bacillus amyloliquefaciens DSM 7 = ATCC 23350 DNA window includes the following coding sequences:
- a CDS encoding YaaC family protein codes for MRDLEWKELSLFYSVESSQKFLNKVYTERGMEEPKRYAFKNSERFIFFIKHAESFYKQASLSPLEIKPILLFYGMSQLLKACLLTTDPSYPSHASVLAHGVTARKRKKQNYSFRDDEVKVQRNGLCIHVMKHLFGIAGLEEERYTMKKLLTAIPELHAVFHFQEKKNWLTKVELKDNLISVPEHAVIHYNMSDTRFAEYISHHLNWSFVRKDHKNLVFEAAPIDREPWSSPNLLFHLENNQYYIPSQRDHFLHLPEMIIHYLVLYNVGMIARYETEWWYELLTQHVSDDYVMIRRFLEVTERKFPYYASNFLKQYL; via the coding sequence ATGAGAGACCTTGAATGGAAAGAGTTATCATTATTTTATTCTGTAGAATCTTCCCAGAAATTTCTAAATAAAGTCTATACAGAAAGAGGAATGGAAGAACCAAAACGGTATGCGTTTAAAAACAGTGAGCGCTTCATATTCTTCATCAAACACGCCGAGTCCTTTTATAAGCAGGCATCCCTTTCTCCTTTAGAAATTAAGCCTATTCTGTTGTTTTACGGGATGTCACAATTGCTGAAAGCCTGTCTTCTGACCACAGATCCAAGCTATCCAAGCCACGCTTCAGTACTCGCACATGGCGTGACTGCCCGAAAACGCAAAAAGCAAAATTACTCTTTTAGGGATGATGAAGTGAAGGTGCAGCGCAATGGTTTATGTATTCATGTGATGAAACACTTATTCGGAATAGCCGGTCTTGAGGAAGAACGGTATACAATGAAAAAATTGCTGACAGCCATTCCTGAATTGCATGCTGTATTCCATTTCCAAGAGAAAAAGAATTGGCTGACCAAAGTAGAGCTGAAAGATAACCTTATTTCAGTGCCTGAACATGCGGTGATTCATTACAATATGTCTGACACCCGCTTTGCAGAATACATCAGTCATCACTTGAATTGGTCTTTTGTCAGGAAAGACCATAAGAATTTGGTTTTTGAGGCCGCTCCGATAGACAGGGAACCTTGGTCTTCACCAAATTTATTGTTTCACTTAGAGAATAATCAATATTATATTCCCTCTCAGCGCGATCACTTCCTGCATCTTCCGGAAATGATTATTCATTATTTGGTCCTGTACAATGTCGGAATGATTGCGAGATATGAAACGGAGTGGTGGTATGAACTGCTGACGCAGCATGTCAGCGATGATTATGTAATGATCCGGCGGTTTTTAGAGGTCACGGAACGCAAATTTCCTTACTACGCTTCTAATTTTCTGAAGCAATACTTATAA
- the guaB gene encoding IMP dehydrogenase, with protein MWESKFSKEGLTFDDVLLVPAQSDVLPRDVDLSVELTKTLKLNIPVISAGMDTVTESAMAIAMARQGGLGIIHKNMSIEQQAEHVDKVKRSERGVITNPFFLTPDHQVFDAEHLMGKYRISGVPIVDNKDDQKLVGIITNRDLRFISDYSMKISDVMTKEELVTAPVGTTLDEAEKILQKHKIEKLPLVDDQNKLKGLITIKDIEKVIEFPNSSKDEHGRLIVGAAVGVTGDTMTRVSKLVEANVDVIVVDTAHGHSRGVLNTVAKIRETYPELNIIAGNVATAEATKALIEAGANIVKVGIGPGSICTTRVVAGVGVPQITAIYDCATEARKHGATIIADGGIKFSGDITKALASGGHAVMLGSLLAGTSESPGETEIYQGRRFKVYRGMGSVAAMEKGSKDRYFQEENKKFVPEGIEGRTPYKGPVEETVYQLVGGLRSGMGYCGSKDLRALREEAQFIRMTGAGLRESHPHDVQITKESPNYTIS; from the coding sequence ATGTGGGAAAGTAAATTTTCAAAAGAAGGCTTAACGTTCGATGATGTACTGCTCGTACCAGCTCAATCAGACGTACTTCCGCGTGATGTGGATTTGTCTGTTGAACTGACAAAAACGTTAAAGCTTAATATTCCTGTCATCAGTGCAGGAATGGATACAGTAACAGAATCAGCAATGGCGATTGCGATGGCCCGACAAGGCGGCTTGGGCATTATTCATAAAAACATGTCCATCGAACAGCAGGCTGAACATGTTGACAAAGTCAAACGTTCTGAACGGGGCGTTATTACAAATCCCTTCTTTTTAACACCTGATCATCAAGTATTCGATGCGGAGCATTTGATGGGGAAATACAGAATTTCCGGTGTTCCGATCGTAGATAATAAAGACGATCAAAAGCTGGTCGGTATCATTACAAACCGCGATCTTCGCTTTATCTCTGATTATTCAATGAAAATCAGTGATGTTATGACAAAAGAAGAGCTGGTTACGGCTCCTGTGGGAACCACATTAGACGAAGCGGAAAAAATCTTGCAGAAGCATAAAATTGAAAAACTTCCATTAGTGGATGACCAAAACAAATTAAAAGGTCTTATCACGATCAAAGATATTGAAAAGGTTATCGAATTCCCGAATTCATCTAAAGATGAACACGGACGCCTGATCGTCGGCGCTGCGGTAGGCGTGACAGGTGATACAATGACTCGTGTCAGCAAGCTTGTTGAAGCGAATGTCGACGTTATCGTGGTTGATACGGCTCACGGACATTCCAGAGGCGTACTGAACACAGTTGCGAAAATCCGTGAGACATATCCTGAATTGAACATTATCGCAGGAAATGTTGCTACGGCTGAAGCGACAAAGGCTTTGATTGAAGCCGGAGCAAACATTGTAAAAGTGGGAATCGGACCTGGATCTATCTGTACGACACGCGTCGTTGCAGGCGTAGGTGTACCGCAAATCACTGCGATTTATGATTGTGCCACTGAAGCGAGAAAACACGGCGCAACAATTATCGCGGACGGCGGTATTAAATTCTCCGGAGATATTACGAAAGCATTGGCATCCGGCGGACATGCTGTCATGCTTGGAAGCCTGCTTGCCGGTACTTCAGAAAGCCCGGGCGAAACTGAAATCTATCAAGGCAGAAGATTTAAAGTGTATCGCGGTATGGGTTCTGTCGCTGCCATGGAAAAAGGCAGTAAAGACCGATATTTCCAAGAAGAAAATAAGAAATTCGTCCCTGAAGGTATCGAAGGACGGACTCCGTACAAAGGTCCTGTAGAAGAAACAGTGTATCAGCTTGTCGGCGGTCTTCGTTCAGGTATGGGATATTGCGGTTCAAAAGACTTGCGCGCTTTAAGAGAAGAAGCTCAATTTATCCGTATGACAGGAGCAGGTCTTCGCGAAAGCCATCCGCATGATGTCCAAATCACGAAGGAATCACCAAACTACACAATCTCATAA
- the dacA gene encoding D-alanyl-D-alanine carboxypeptidase, with amino-acid sequence MNITKWKQMLVSLVVLALTATCFVPMSKAEAAGNDPIDVNASAAIMIEASSGKILYSKNADKRLPIASMTKMMTEYLLLEAIKEGKVKWDQTYTPDDYVYEISQDNSLSNVPLRKDGKYTVKELYQAMAIYSANGAAIAVAEILAGTETKFVAKMNAKAKELGMTNYDFKNSTGLVNEDLHGKQPQGEGVKEESEVSAKDMALLADRLITDYPEVLKTTSIAKTKFRAGTDDEMDMPNWNFMLKGLVSEYPGVDGLKTGSTDSAGSCFTSTAQRNGMRVITVVLNAKGNLHTGRFDETKKMLDYAFNSNFSMKDLYPEGSQVKGHKTIDVDKGKDKQVDIVTDKALSIPVKSGDEKNYKAEVTLDKKEITAPVKKGTKVGTLTVTYKGSDKDYGFLKSKEFSVNLVTKNDVDKANWFVQMMRGIGGFFSGIWNSAVDTVTGWF; translated from the coding sequence TTGAACATCACGAAATGGAAACAGATGTTGGTGTCATTAGTGGTACTGGCACTGACCGCAACTTGCTTTGTTCCGATGTCTAAAGCGGAAGCAGCCGGCAATGACCCGATTGATGTCAATGCATCAGCTGCGATAATGATTGAGGCTTCATCGGGGAAAATTTTATACAGTAAAAATGCAGACAAAAGATTGCCGATTGCCAGCATGACAAAAATGATGACTGAATATCTGCTTCTGGAAGCCATTAAAGAAGGAAAAGTGAAATGGGACCAAACGTATACTCCTGATGATTATGTCTATGAAATCTCTCAAGACAACAGTTTATCAAACGTCCCTCTCCGGAAAGACGGCAAATACACAGTCAAAGAACTGTACCAAGCTATGGCGATTTACTCTGCTAACGGAGCCGCGATCGCTGTTGCCGAAATTCTTGCCGGAACTGAAACAAAATTTGTCGCCAAAATGAATGCGAAAGCCAAAGAACTAGGCATGACAAACTATGACTTTAAAAATTCCACCGGTCTTGTGAATGAAGACCTTCACGGCAAACAGCCGCAAGGGGAAGGCGTTAAAGAAGAGAGTGAAGTTTCTGCTAAAGACATGGCGCTTCTTGCAGACCGCCTGATCACTGATTATCCGGAAGTTCTGAAAACAACAAGCATTGCTAAGACGAAATTCAGAGCGGGCACAGATGATGAAATGGACATGCCGAACTGGAACTTCATGTTAAAAGGCCTTGTTTCTGAATATCCCGGCGTTGACGGCTTAAAAACAGGTTCTACTGATTCTGCGGGATCTTGTTTTACAAGCACCGCACAGCGGAACGGAATGCGGGTCATCACCGTTGTATTAAACGCAAAAGGCAACCTGCATACCGGACGTTTTGATGAAACCAAAAAAATGCTCGATTACGCATTTAACAGCAATTTCTCAATGAAAGATCTTTACCCTGAAGGCTCTCAAGTAAAAGGGCACAAAACGATTGACGTTGACAAAGGGAAAGACAAGCAAGTCGATATTGTTACTGATAAGGCACTTTCTATTCCTGTGAAAAGCGGGGATGAAAAGAACTATAAAGCTGAAGTGACTTTAGATAAAAAAGAAATCACGGCTCCTGTGAAAAAAGGGACGAAAGTCGGAACGCTGACAGTTACATACAAAGGCAGTGACAAAGACTACGGCTTCCTCAAATCCAAAGAGTTCAGCGTGAATCTTGTAACGAAAAATGATGTAGATAAAGCAAACTGGTTTGTTCAGATGATGCGCGGCATCGGAGGCTTCTTCTCCGGAATCTGGAACAGTGCCGTTGATACGGTAACAGGCTGGTTTTAA
- the pdxS gene encoding pyridoxal 5'-phosphate synthase lyase subunit PdxS: MAQTGTDRVKRGMAEMQKGGVIMDVVNAEQAKIAEEAGAVAVMALERVPADIRAAGGVARMADPTIVEEVMNAVSIPVMAKARIGHIVEARVLEAMGVDYIDESEVLTPADEEFHLNKNEYTVPFVCGCRDLGEATRRIAEGASMLRTKGEPGTGNIVEAVRHMRKVNAQVRKVVAMSNDELMTEAKNLGAPYELLLQIKRDGKLPVVNFAAGGVATPADAALMMQLGADGVFVGSGIFKSDNPAKFAKAIVEATTHYTDYKLIAELSKELGTAMKGIEISNLLPEQRMQERGW, translated from the coding sequence ATGGCTCAAACAGGTACTGACCGTGTAAAACGCGGAATGGCGGAAATGCAAAAAGGCGGCGTCATCATGGACGTTGTAAATGCTGAACAAGCGAAGATTGCCGAAGAGGCGGGAGCTGTTGCCGTAATGGCGTTAGAACGTGTTCCGGCTGATATTCGCGCTGCCGGCGGTGTTGCCCGCATGGCTGACCCGACGATCGTTGAAGAAGTAATGAATGCTGTATCCATTCCCGTAATGGCAAAAGCGCGTATCGGACATATCGTTGAAGCGCGTGTCCTTGAAGCAATGGGAGTAGATTATATCGATGAAAGTGAAGTCCTGACTCCTGCTGACGAAGAATTTCATTTAAATAAAAATGAATATACTGTTCCGTTCGTATGTGGATGCCGTGATCTTGGCGAAGCAACGCGCCGTATCGCTGAAGGAGCGTCCATGCTTCGTACAAAAGGCGAACCGGGAACAGGAAACATTGTGGAAGCTGTCCGCCATATGAGAAAAGTAAACGCGCAAGTGCGCAAAGTTGTGGCGATGAGCAATGATGAGCTGATGACTGAAGCTAAAAACCTCGGTGCTCCTTATGAACTGCTTCTTCAAATTAAGCGTGACGGCAAATTGCCTGTTGTCAACTTTGCTGCCGGCGGAGTGGCGACGCCTGCTGATGCGGCATTGATGATGCAGCTTGGCGCTGATGGCGTATTTGTCGGTTCAGGTATTTTCAAATCGGACAATCCTGCTAAATTCGCTAAAGCAATTGTTGAAGCAACGACTCACTACACAGATTACAAACTGATTGCTGAGCTTTCTAAAGAATTGGGCACAGCAATGAAAGGAATCGAAATCTCAAATCTATTGCCGGAACAGCGTATGCAAGAACGCGGCTGGTAA